A DNA window from Pungitius pungitius chromosome 1, fPunPun2.1, whole genome shotgun sequence contains the following coding sequences:
- the adora1b gene encoding adenosine receptor A1b has protein sequence MPGALTPAQSLYIGMEVVIALASVIGNVMVVWAVKINRSLRDNTFCFIVSLALADIAVGALVIPLAITISIGLQTHFYSCLLVACTVLVLTQSSILALLAIAIDRYLRVKIPTRYKRVVTRRRAGLAVVICWTVAFIVGLTPMLGWNNLKRLQQNGSISDDLVITCQFENVISMDYMVYFNFFGWVLPPLLFMLVIYAEIFYVIHKQLNNKKFTTSHSDPNKYYDKELNLAKSLALVLFLFAISWLPLHIINCITLFLPEYEKPIILLYIAILLTHGNSAVNPIIYAFRIKKFRTAFRKIGQQYFCCKDTPVLEIQLSDRKEMPDAEPPSAAPPQAPEKEHLESDPLEQQPCSPGRVHDGRTEPPQPAKEHPPLFDQNTV, from the exons ATGCCCGGAGCACTGACCCCAGCGCAGTCGCTCTACAtagggatggaggtggtgattgCGCTCGCGTCTGTCATCGGGAATGTGATGGTCGTTTGGGCGGTGAAAATTAACAGATCGTTGCGAGATAACACGTTTTGCTTCATCGTCTCCCTGGCTCTAGCGGATATTGCTGTGGGAGCTCTGGTCATCCCTTTGGCCATTACCATCAGCATCGGACTCCAAACTCACTTCTACAGCTGCCTGCTGGTCGCGTGCACGGTCCTGGTGCTGACGCAAAGTTCAATCCTGGCCCTCCTGGCTATTGCCATCGACCGCTATCTCAGGGTCAAGATCCCAACCAG GTACAAGCGGGTGGTGACCCGCCGGCGAGCAGGGCTGGCGGTGGTGATTTGCTGGACGGTGGCCTTCATCGTGgggctcaccccaatgctgggCTGGAACAACCTGAAGCGTCTCCAGCAGAACGGCTCCATCAGCGACGATCTCGTCATCACCTGCCAGTTCGAAAACGTCATCAGCATGGACTACATGGTCTACTTCAACTTCTTCGGCTGGGTTCTGCCGCCGCTGCTTTTCATGTTGGTCATCTACGCAGAGATCTTCTACGTGATCCACAAGCAACTGAACAATAAGAAGTTCACCACCAGCCACTCAGACCCCAACAAGTACTACGACAAGGAGCTGAATCTCGCCAAGTCGCTGGCCCtggttctttttctctttgcgaTCAGCTGGCTGCCGCTCCACATCATCAACTGCATCACACTCTTTTTGCCCGAGTACGAGAAGCCCATAATCCTGCTCTACATCGCCATCCTGCTCACACACGGCAACTCCGCCGTCAACCCAATTATCTACGCCTTCCGCATCAAGAAGTTCCGCACGGCCTTCAGGAAAATCGGGCAGCAGTACTTCTGCTGCAAGGACACACCAGTTCTGGAGATTCAGCTCAGCGACAGGAAAGAGATGCCCGATGCAGAGCCACCGTCTGCAGCACCTCCACAGGCCCCTGAGAAGGAACATCTAGAATCTGATCCACTAGAACAGCAGCCGTGTTCGCCCGGGCGGGTGCATGACGGGAGAACCGAACCACCTCAACCAGCGAAAGAACATCCGCCCTTATTCGACCAAAACACAGTCTAA